The genomic segment GAAAGCAGCAGCTCGTCGAGATCGCCAAGGCGCTGACGAAGGACGTCCGACTGCTGATCCTCGACGAACCGACCGCGGCGCTCAACGACTCGGACTCCGAGCACCTGCTCGGCCTGCTCCGCGGGCTCAGGGAGCAGGGCATCACGAGCATCATCATCAGTCACAAGCTCGGCGAGATCATCGAGGTCGCCGACACCACGACGATCATCCGCGACGGTCAGACGATCGAGACGATCGACATGCACGGCCCGGACGTGTCGCAGGACCGGATCATCCGGGGAATGGTGGGGCGGTCCCTCGAACGGCGCTTCCCCGAGCGCACGCCGGACATCGGCGAGGAGATCTTCCGCGTCGAGAACTGGACGGTGCGCCACCCGACGCAGCAGGACCGCATCGTCGTGGACGACGCATCACTGTCGGTCAGGGCCGGGGAGATCGTCGGCATCGCGGGACTCATGGGCGCAGGCCGCACGGAGTTCATGATGAGCGTGTTCGGACGCAGTTACGGGAGGGCGGCCTCCGGGAAGGCGTTCCTCCGCGGCGAGGAGATCTCCACCCGCACGGTGCGAGACGCCATCGGCAACGGACTCGCTTACGTCTCCGAGGACCGCAAGGAGTACGGTCTCAACCTCATCACCGACATCAAGACGAACATCTCCGCTGCGGGCCTCGGCAACCTCACGAGCGCCGGGCCGTTCATCGACGCCCACCGCGAGGCGGAGGTCGCCGAGCGCTACCGCACCGACCTGCACATCAAGTCGCGCACCGTCGCCCAGATCGTAGGCAACCTCTCCGGCGGGAACCAGCAGAAGGTGGTGCTGGCGAAGTGGCTCTACACGGACCCCGACGTGCTCATCCTCGACGAGCCGACCCGCGGCATCGACGTCGGCGCCAAGTACGAGATCTACGAGATCATCGGCGCTCTGGCGGCCGCTGGTAAGGCCGTCATCCTCATCTCCAGCGAGCTGCCGGAGCTCCTCGGGCTCTCGGACCGCATCTACACCCTCGCCTACGGGCGCATCACCGGGCAGCTTCCCGCCGCGGACGCGACACAGGAGGCGCTCATGTCCCTCATGACGATCGAAAACACTTCCCCGAAGGAGGCCGCGGCATGAACAACGTGTTCACCGAGGTCAAAGAGCTGCTGACCCACAACCTGCGCACCTCAGGCATCTACATCGCCTTCGTCGCGATCATCCTGCTGTTCACGATCCTCACCGGGGGAACGCTGCTCAGCCCCGAGAACGTGACGAACATCGTGCTGCAGAACGCGCACATCCTCATCATGGCGCTCGGCATGATCCTCGTGATCGTCGGCGGTCACATCGACCTGTCGGTCGGTTCGGTGCTCGCGTTCGCCTCCGCCGTGTCCGCCGTGCTCGTCATCCGCATGGGCATGCCGTGGTGGGTCGGTGTGATCGCCGCCATCATCACCGGCATCGTCGTCGGCGTGTGGCAGGGGTACTGGGTCGCGTACGTCGGCATCCCGGCGTTCATCGTCACCCTCGCGGGAATGCTGCTGTTCCGCGGCCTCACCTGGCTCGTGCTGGACAACGTGTCGCTCTCGCCGTTCCCGACCGCCTACCGCGAGGTCGCCAGCGGCTTCCTCGACGGCATCTTCGGATCGATCACCGTCGGTCAGGGGCAGGGACTGATGGGCGTCCCGCAGACCGTCGACGTCTTCACACTCGTCATCGGCGTGCTCGCCGTCATCGGCGTCGTGGTGTCCTCGATGCGCAGCCGTCGCGCCCGCCAGGGGTACAACCAGGTGGTCGAGTCCATGCCTCTGTTCGTGGCGAAGCTCGTCGTGATCTCGGCCGTGCTGCTGGCGTTCACGTGGGCCCTGGCCTACAACCGGGGCTTCCCGGTCGTACTGATCATCGTCGCGGTCCTCATCCTCGTGTACCAGGTCATCGCCAACCGCACCGTGTTCGGTCGCCACGTCTACGCCGTCGGCGGCAACCTGTCCGCCGCGCGACTCTCGGGCGTCAACGTGCGCAGCGTGAACTTCTGGATCTTCGTCAACATGGGGTTCCTCACCGGCATCGCCGCCGCCGTCTTCTCCTCGCGCTCCAACGGCGCCCAGCCGGGCATGGGGAACATGTTCGAGCTCGACGTGATCGCGGCCTGCTTCATCGGCGGCGCCTCGACGATGGGCGGCGTCGGACGCGTCGGCGGTGCGCTGGTCGGTGGTCTGGTGATGGCCGTCATGACCAACGGCATGCAGCTGATGGGCGTGCCGCAGTCCAGCCAGCAGATCGTCAAGGGACTCGTGCTGCTGCTCGCCGTCGCATTCGACATCTACAACAAGCGCCGGGCCGGTACCGTCCGCTGAGACTGGGGGACGAACGGGGCGGGACGCGGCAGGCGTCCCGCCCCGTTCGTGTTCTCTCAGGCCGAGATGATGCGGGCCCCGTGGACGGGCCCGTGGACGTGCATGGCTGTGCGGCCGGCGTCCTGCAGCTCCGCCGCCACATCGCGGGCGCTCGCCGGGTTCTCGCACAGGAACGCGATGGTGGGTCCTGAACCGGAGACGATGCCGTTGAGGGCACCGGCTGCGATCCCCTCGGCGATGATGTCGTCGAGGACGGGGCGCTCGCTTCGGGCCGGGCCCTCGAGGTCGTTGAACATCGCGGCGGCGAGCGCGTGCGGATCACCGGCGCGCAGCGCCTGCAGCACCGGGATCGGCACGTCGAGGGACAGCGGAGGGTCATCGGCGAGCGCGCCGGTCTCCGCTCGGTCCTCGTCGAGCCGCGCGTAGATCTCCGGTGTGGAGAGCCCGGCGTCACTGGTCACCAGCACCCAGTCGAAACGGCCGCGTGCGAGGGCAGGGTTGAGCTGATCGCCTCGCCCGGTGCCGACGGCGGTGCCGCCGTGCAGCGCGAAGGGCACGTCCGCACCCAGTCGGGCCGCGAGCTCGTGCAGATGCTGGGGAGAGAGGCCTGTGCCCCACAGGGCATCGCACGCCACGAGGGCCGCTGCGGCATCGGCCGAACCGCCGCCCATGCCTCCGGCAACCGGAACGCTCTTGCGCAACTCGAGATGGACGCCGCCGGCGTACCCTGTCGCGGTGGCGAGCATCTTCGCCGCCCGCATCGCGAGGTTGCGGTCATCGGTCGGAACGGATGCCGCGTCCTCGACACCGGACACGCTGAGGGAGAACTCATCGGACTCGGTGGCGATGACGTCCTCGAACAACGAGACCGCCTGGAACACCGTGGCCAGGGCGTGGTAGCCGTCCTCGTGGCGACCGCCGACGCCCAGATAGACATTGATCTTCCCCGGCGCCCGCACGTGCACGGATCCGGGGAACGCGGCGAGGCTCATGGTCGACTCAGAGCGTCGACGAGACGGCCCACAGGTCGACGTCGATGCCGTCGGAGAGCGCGTCGATGCGGGACAGCTCCTCTTCGGAGAAGGCCGGACCGTCGAGAGCGGCGATGTTCTCGTCGAGCTGCTCGATGCGAGACGCTCCGATCAGGGCGGAGACGACCACGGGGTCACGCAGCGTCCACTGCAGAGCCATCTGTGCGAGCGTCTGCCCGCGCCCCTCGGCGATCTCGTTGAGAGCACGGAGGATCGACAGCCCCTCGGCGGACAACGGCTTGTCCGAGATCGAGCCGCGCTTCTGCGCGCGCTCCGCCGTGCCGTCCTTCAGGTACTTGTCGGTCAGCAGGCCCTGGGCGAGGGGCGTGAAGGCGATCGCGCCCAGCCCTTCGGTGCGCAGAGTGTCGGTGAGCTCCGGTTCGATCCAGCGATTGAGGATCGAGTACGAGGGCTGGTGGATCACCAGCGGCGTGCCCAGCTCCTTGGCGACGGCCACGGCCGCCGCGGTGCGCTCGGCGCTGTACGACGAGATCCCCACATAGAGGGCCTTGCCCTGCCGCACGAGCGTGTCCAGTGCACCGATGGTCTCCTCGACGGGGGTGACGGGATCCACGCGGTGCGAGTAGAAGATGTCGACGTAGTCCAGGCGCATCGAGGTGAGCGAGCGCTCGGCGCTGGCGAGCAGGTACTTGCGGCTGCCGAAGTCGCCGTACGGGCCCGGCCACATGTCCCAGCCGGCCTTCGACGAGATGATCAGCTCGTCGCGGTACGGACGGAAGTCCTCTTCGAAGATGCGCCCGAAGTTCTTCTCGGCAGAGCCGTGCGGCGGGCCGTAGTTGTTGGCGAGATCGAAGTGGGTGATGCCGCGGTCGAAGGCGTGACGCAGGAGGGCGCGCTGATTGTCCAGCGGGATGTTGTCACCGAAGTTCCACCACAGCCCCAGCGAGATGGGCGGCAGGTGCAGGCCGGAGGTGCCGACCTGCCGATACGCGAACTGCTGATAGCGATCGGCCGAGGCCGCGTAGGGACGGTGGATGTCGGGAACATCGGAGCGGAAGCGCGGCGTTTCAGTCACGCCTCCAGGTTAGCCCTGAAGCGCCAGCGCGATTCTCACGAAATCGTCGACCGTGAGCTCCTCGCCCCTGGCGGTCGGTGCGACACCGGCGCGCTCGAGAAGTGCGGAGGCCTCGGCGGCTGTTCCCCCGAGCACCGCGGCGAGCGCCTGTCGGAGCATCTTGCGGCGCTGCTGGAACGCGGCATCCACGATCCGGAACGTCGCCAGACGCAGCTCTTCACTGCCACGGGGCTGCGGATCGCGTTCGAACGCGACCAGCACGCTGTCGATGTTCGGCACCGGCCAGAACACCTGACGCGACACGTTGCCGGCCAGTCGCCACGGACCGTACCAGGCGGCCTTGACGCTCGGAGCGCCGTAGACCTTGCTCCCCGGAGCTGCGGCGAGGCGCTCACCCACCTCGGCCTGCACCATCACGACGCCGCGCCGGATGTCCGGAAAGGTCTCCATGAAGTGCAGCAGGACAGGAACCGAGACGTTGTACGGCAGGTTCGCGACGAGGACCGTCGGGTCCCCCGGCAGCTCGGTGACCCGGAGCGCATCGGCATCGACGACCGTGAGCGCACCCTCCGGCACGCCGTGATCTGCGGCGGTCTGCGGCAGACGTGCGGCCAGGCGGTGGTCGATCTCGACGGCCGTGACGGACGCTCCCGTCTCGAGGATTGCGAGAGTCAGCGATCCGAGGCCAGGACCGACCTCCACGACGCGCTCCCCTGCCTGCACGCGACCCACGTGCACGATCTTGCGCACGGTGTTCGCGTCGACGACGAAGTTCTGGCCGAGCTTCTTGGTGGGGGTGACGTCTAGCTCGGCGGCGAGGCGGCGGATCTCGGTCGCGCCGAGCAGTGAGACGGTCATCCTGCCATTCTCCCCGATCCGCACCGCACGTCCGTACAGATGCACGACGAAACGACGGTCGCACGGCTAAGGCAGCGTCCTCACCGTGCAGGTGTCGCGGGTTCGTGCAGGTGTCGCCGCGGCGACTCGGCGCTGTGGAACTCAGTCGGCGAAGGAGCCGTAGACGCGCAGGGTGTTCTCGGCGATCCGGGCGGCGAGCTCTTCGACGTCCAGGCCGAGCTCTGCGGCCATGAAGCGCAGCGTGTGCGGGATCAGGTATGGCGCGTTCGGCCGGCCCCGCAGCGGCACAGGGGTGAGGAACGGGGCATCCGTCTCGACGAGGATCCGATCCAGCGGCGTCACCCGCAGGGCGTCGCGCAGATTCTGCGCGTTCTTGAACGTCACGTTCCCCGCGAACGACAGGTAGTACCCGGCATCAGCGCAGACACGGGCCATCGCGTTGTCGCCCGAGAAGCAGTGGAACACCGTGGTGTCGGGCGCGCCGACGCGGGTGAGCGTCGCGAGCACCTCCTCGTGCGCATCCCGGTCGTGGATCTGCATCGCGATCCCGTGCTTCTTCGCCAACGCGATGTGCGCCTCGAACGATGCGAACTGCGCGCCGCGTCCTGCCTCCTCGGTGCGGAAGAAGTCCAACCCCGTCTCGCCGATCGCGCGCGTGCGCGGGTGCGCGGCGAGCTCGTCCACCACCGCGATGGCCTGATCGAGCCGCCCCGCCTCGGCGTAAAGCGGAGCATCGTTCGGGTGGATCGCGACGGCGGCGAGGACACGGGGGTCGGATGCCGCGGCATCCACCGCCCACCGAGAGGACTCGATGTCGCCGGATGCCTGGACGACGCCGATGACGCCGACCGCTTCGGCCCGATCGAGCTGCTCGGCCAGGGTCAGCGGCTCCACGCCGTCGGTGATCTCCAGGTGGGCGTGGTTGTCGTACACCGGGACCGTCAGCGCATCGGGCGCGTCCGGGTAGCGGAGGTCCTTGCGTCCGTCGGTCGCGCGCGACTTCACGTACGTGTCGGGGTTCGTCCCCTCCGCGGCCATTCCGATCCTCCGATCAGCCCTGCGTCTCGACGCGCGGGAACAGCGGCGCGAGGGCGGTGACGGTCGTGCCTGGTCGCAGCGCACCCCATGCTCCGGCCTCGCGGATCGGCTGCTGCTGCAGCGCGCCGAGCTCCTGCTCCGCGCCCAGCGCCGACCACAGCGTGCCGGTCGACTGCGGCATGACCGGCGACAGCAGGACGGCGAGTGCGCGCAGGCCCTCTGCGCACGTGTACAGCACGGTGCCGAGGCGGCCGCGCTGGGCCTCGTCCTTCGCGAGAGCCCACGGCTCGTTCTCGGTGATGTAGCCGTTGAGGGCGTCGACGATGGTCCAGATCGACGAGATCGCCTCGTCGATGCGGAACTGCTCGATCGACGCGTCGGCCGCCGTCGCGGCATCCGCCACGATCTTCTGGATCGCGAGGTCATTCTCGGTGTACTCGCCGGCCTCGGGGACGACGCCGCCGAAGTACTTCTCGATCATCGCGATCGTGCGCGAGGCGAGGTTGCCGAAGCCGTTGGCGAGCTCCGCTTGGTACCGGGCGGAGAGGTCCTCCCAGGAGAAGGACCCGTCCTGTCCGAACGCGATCGCCGAGAGGAAGTAGAACCGGTACGCGTCCGAGCCGAACACGTCGGTGATCTCGGTCGGTGCGATGCCGGTGAGCTTCGACTTCGACATCTTCTCGCCGCCGACG from the Microbacterium ginsengiterrae genome contains:
- the mmsA gene encoding multiple monosaccharide ABC transporter ATP-binding protein — encoded protein: MSDAILEMRNITKNFPGVKVLDDVTLTVARGEIHAICGENGAGKSTLMKVLSGVYPHGSFDGSIVFDGEPQRFTAIKDSEHAGIVIIHQELALVPHLSIAENIFLGNEVLRRGLIDWHEANARATSFMERVGLHENPTTPVGQIGVGKQQLVEIAKALTKDVRLLILDEPTAALNDSDSEHLLGLLRGLREQGITSIIISHKLGEIIEVADTTTIIRDGQTIETIDMHGPDVSQDRIIRGMVGRSLERRFPERTPDIGEEIFRVENWTVRHPTQQDRIVVDDASLSVRAGEIVGIAGLMGAGRTEFMMSVFGRSYGRAASGKAFLRGEEISTRTVRDAIGNGLAYVSEDRKEYGLNLITDIKTNISAAGLGNLTSAGPFIDAHREAEVAERYRTDLHIKSRTVAQIVGNLSGGNQQKVVLAKWLYTDPDVLILDEPTRGIDVGAKYEIYEIIGALAAAGKAVILISSELPELLGLSDRIYTLAYGRITGQLPAADATQEALMSLMTIENTSPKEAAA
- the mmsB gene encoding multiple monosaccharide ABC transporter permease — encoded protein: MNNVFTEVKELLTHNLRTSGIYIAFVAIILLFTILTGGTLLSPENVTNIVLQNAHILIMALGMILVIVGGHIDLSVGSVLAFASAVSAVLVIRMGMPWWVGVIAAIITGIVVGVWQGYWVAYVGIPAFIVTLAGMLLFRGLTWLVLDNVSLSPFPTAYREVASGFLDGIFGSITVGQGQGLMGVPQTVDVFTLVIGVLAVIGVVVSSMRSRRARQGYNQVVESMPLFVAKLVVISAVLLAFTWALAYNRGFPVVLIIVAVLILVYQVIANRTVFGRHVYAVGGNLSAARLSGVNVRSVNFWIFVNMGFLTGIAAAVFSSRSNGAQPGMGNMFELDVIAACFIGGASTMGGVGRVGGALVGGLVMAVMTNGMQLMGVPQSSQQIVKGLVLLLAVAFDIYNKRRAGTVR
- a CDS encoding 4-(cytidine 5'-diphospho)-2-C-methyl-D-erythritol kinase, with product MSLAAFPGSVHVRAPGKINVYLGVGGRHEDGYHALATVFQAVSLFEDVIATESDEFSLSVSGVEDAASVPTDDRNLAMRAAKMLATATGYAGGVHLELRKSVPVAGGMGGGSADAAAALVACDALWGTGLSPQHLHELAARLGADVPFALHGGTAVGTGRGDQLNPALARGRFDWVLVTSDAGLSTPEIYARLDEDRAETGALADDPPLSLDVPIPVLQALRAGDPHALAAAMFNDLEGPARSERPVLDDIIAEGIAAGALNGIVSGSGPTIAFLCENPASARDVAAELQDAGRTAMHVHGPVHGARIISA
- the mgrA gene encoding L-glyceraldehyde 3-phosphate reductase — encoded protein: MTETPRFRSDVPDIHRPYAASADRYQQFAYRQVGTSGLHLPPISLGLWWNFGDNIPLDNQRALLRHAFDRGITHFDLANNYGPPHGSAEKNFGRIFEEDFRPYRDELIISSKAGWDMWPGPYGDFGSRKYLLASAERSLTSMRLDYVDIFYSHRVDPVTPVEETIGALDTLVRQGKALYVGISSYSAERTAAAVAVAKELGTPLVIHQPSYSILNRWIEPELTDTLRTEGLGAIAFTPLAQGLLTDKYLKDGTAERAQKRGSISDKPLSAEGLSILRALNEIAEGRGQTLAQMALQWTLRDPVVVSALIGASRIEQLDENIAALDGPAFSEEELSRIDALSDGIDVDLWAVSSTL
- the rsmA gene encoding 16S rRNA (adenine(1518)-N(6)/adenine(1519)-N(6))-dimethyltransferase RsmA, whose amino-acid sequence is MTVSLLGATEIRRLAAELDVTPTKKLGQNFVVDANTVRKIVHVGRVQAGERVVEVGPGLGSLTLAILETGASVTAVEIDHRLAARLPQTAADHGVPEGALTVVDADALRVTELPGDPTVLVANLPYNVSVPVLLHFMETFPDIRRGVVMVQAEVGERLAAAPGSKVYGAPSVKAAWYGPWRLAGNVSRQVFWPVPNIDSVLVAFERDPQPRGSEELRLATFRIVDAAFQQRRKMLRQALAAVLGGTAAEASALLERAGVAPTARGEELTVDDFVRIALALQG
- a CDS encoding TatD family hydrolase → MAAEGTNPDTYVKSRATDGRKDLRYPDAPDALTVPVYDNHAHLEITDGVEPLTLAEQLDRAEAVGVIGVVQASGDIESSRWAVDAAASDPRVLAAVAIHPNDAPLYAEAGRLDQAIAVVDELAAHPRTRAIGETGLDFFRTEEAGRGAQFASFEAHIALAKKHGIAMQIHDRDAHEEVLATLTRVGAPDTTVFHCFSGDNAMARVCADAGYYLSFAGNVTFKNAQNLRDALRVTPLDRILVETDAPFLTPVPLRGRPNAPYLIPHTLRFMAAELGLDVEELAARIAENTLRVYGSFAD